A genome region from Populus alba chromosome 3, ASM523922v2, whole genome shotgun sequence includes the following:
- the LOC118028457 gene encoding mitogen-activated protein kinase kinase kinase YODA isoform X4, protein MRSWWGKSSSKEEKKKANKESFIDTINRKLKITSKEKSNNRSGGSRRCCKDTLSERVSLSRVPSRSPSPSTHVSRCQSFSERPQAQPLPLPGVPHTKIRRSDSGIGASVKPGLDGRGKPLHLLPLPRPGHVLNRLDQADTAGDLATASVSSDSSIDSDDLSDSRVLSPLTSDYENGNRTAVNSPPSMMRQDQSPIINRKNSRETLKHANLPVNNQTLSTPPKRAIFSSQVQNLQIPHRVAFFSAPDSSMSSPSRSPMRAFGTEQVINNGFWAGKTYSDIGVLGSGQCSSPGSGYNSGQNSIGGDMSGQLLWPNSRCSPECSPLPSPRMTSPGPSSRIHSGAVTPLHPRAAGVTIESPTSRPDDGKQQSHRLPLPPITISNNHPFSPTYSASTSPSVPRSPSRMENPTSSGTRWQKGRMLGRGSFGDVYLGFNRERGEMCAMKEVALFSDDAKSKESAQQLGQEIVLLSRLHHPNIVQYYGSETVDDKLYIYLEYVSGGSIYKLLQEYGQFGQKAIRSYTQQILCGLAYLHAKKTVHRDIKGANILVDPTGRVKLADFGMAKHISGQSCPLSFRGSPYWMAPEVIKNSNGCNLAVDIWSLGCTVLEMATTKPPWSQYEGVPAMFKIGNSKELPEIPDDLSDDGKDFVRQCLQRNPSHRPTAAQLLEHPFVNNVAPMERPFLSPELSEELPAIMNSGRSMGIGPARNVSGFDSEGISMHQSRATKIGSGISDAHTKNSSCPVSPIGSPHLFSRSPQNLSGRMSPSPISSPHTASGSSTPLTGGCGAIPFHHAKQRITYLQESKGMIPGSQSSFYPNNNNLYQEPKPDLFRGMSQASCVFREIISSENSNPGNQLGWPELYDGHPVLADRVSQQLLRDHMKLKPSLDLNPNLSIRGHTNGI, encoded by the exons ATGCGGTCATGGTGGGGGAAGTCTTCATccaaagaggaaaagaagaaagcaaacaAGGAAAGTTTCATTGATACAATAAATAGGAAATTGAAGATTACATCAAAGGAAAAGAGCAACAATAGATCAGGAGGATCTCGGAGATGCTGTAAAGATACTCTTTCAGAAAGGGTTTCTTTGTCCCGCGTTCCATCAAGATCACCATCTCCCTCCACACACGTATCACGTTGTCAAAGTTTTTCTGAAAGGCCTCAGGCTCAACCACTTCCACTTCCAGGGGTGCCTCATACTAAAATTAGGCGCAGTGATTCTGGAATTGGTGCTTCAGTGAAACCAGGATTGGATGGAAGGGGCAAACCATTGCATCTTTTGCCCCTTCCGAGACCAGGACATGTCCTTAATAGACTGGACCAAGCAGATACAGCAGGGGATTTAGCCACTGCCTCTGTGTCCAGTGATAGTTCCATAGATAGTGATGATCTGTCTGACTCACGTGTCCTTAGTCCTCTCACATCGGACTATGAAAATGGGAACAGAACTGCTGTGAACAGCCCTCCAAG CATGATGCGACAGGATCAATCCCCTATCATAAATAGAAAGAACTCAAGAGAAACTCTGAAACATGCTAATTTACCTGTAAATAATCAGACTTTGTCTACACCACCAAAACGGGCAATTTTTAGCTCTCAAGTGCAAAATTTACAGATTCCTCATCGAGTAGCATTCTTTAGTGCTCCAGACAGCTCAATGTCAAGTCCTTCTAGAAGCCCAATGAGAGCATTTGGCACTGAGCAAGTTATCAACAATGGTTTCTGGGCAGGAAAAACTTACTCAGATATTGGTGTACTAGGATCTGGACAGTGCTCAAGTCCAGGTTCAGGCTATAATTCTGGGCAGAACTCAATAGGTGGAGATATGTCAGGACAGCTTCTTTGGCCAAACAGTAGATGCAGCCCTGAGTGTTCTCCATTACCTAGCCCCAGAATGACTAGCCCAGGTCCCAGCTCCAGAATACATAGTGGTGCTGTCACTCCTCTGCACCCACGAGCTGCTGGGGTTACCATAGAGTCGCCTACAAGCCGGCCAGATGATGGAAAGCAACAAAGTCACCGCTTGCCCCTTCCACCGATAACAATCTCCAACAACCATCCCTTTTCTCCTACCTATTCCGCCTCAACATCTCCTTCAGTGCCTCGAAGTCCTAGTAGGATGGAGAACCCAACAAGTTCTGGTACACGCTGGCAGAAGGGTCGTATGCTTGGGAGAGGCAGTTTTGGAGATGTATATCTCGGGTTTAACAG AGAAAGAGGTGAGATGTGTGCAATGAAGGAGGTAGCTCTATTTTCAGATGATGCAAAATCAAAGGAAAGCGCACAGCAGCTGGGAcag GAAATTGTGCTTCTGAGTCGCTTACATCATCCTAATATAGTGCAGTACTATGGATCTGAAACG GTGGatgacaaattatatatatacttggaGTATGTCTCTGGTGGCTCCATCTATAAACTGCTTCAAGAATATGGCCAATTTGGTCAAAAAGCTATTCGTAGCTATACTCAACAAATCCTGTGCGGGCTTGCTTATTTGCATGCTAAAAAAACTGTCCACAG AGACATTAAAGGGGCTAATATTCTGGTGGATCCCACGGGTCGTGTTAAACTGGCAGATTTTGGGATGGCAAAGCAT ATATCTGGGCAGTCTTGTCCATTATCATTCAGAGGAAGCCCTTACTGGATGGCACCTGAG gtgataaaaaattcaaatggttGTAATCTTGCTGTTGATATATGGAGCCTTGGGTGCACTGTTTTGGAGATGGCAACAACAAAACCACCTTGGAGCCAATATGAAGGG GTTCCTGCTATGTTTAAGATTGGAAATAGCAAGGAACTTCCAGAGATTCCTGATGATCTGTCAGATGATGGAAAGGACTTTGTGAGGCAGTGTTTGCAACGGAACCCATCACATCGCCCtacagctgctcaacttttggAGCACCCTTTTGTGAACAATGTTGCTCCGATGGAGAGGCCGTTTTTGTCCCCAGAGCTTTCAGAAGAACTGCCTGCAATTATGAATTCAGGAAGATCAATG GGAATTGGACCTGCAAGAAATGTTTCAGGCTTTGACTCAGAAGGGATTTCTATGCATCAATCTAGAGCCACAAAAATTGGTTCAGGGATCAG TGATGCCCATACGAAGAACTCATCATGCCCGGTGTCTCCTATCGGGAGCCCTCATCTATTTTCAAGATCCCCACAGAATTTGAGTGGAAGGATGTCTCCATCTCCTATATCTAGCCCTCATACTGCATCTGGTTCATCCACGCCTCTCACTGGTGGTTGTGGTGCCATCCCATTTCATCATGCAAAGCAGCGCATAACATACTTGCAAGAAAGCAAGGGAATGATCCCTGGGTCCCAAAGTAGTTTCTATCCCAATAACAACAACCTTTATCAGGAACCAAAGCCTGACCTATTTCGAGGTATGTCACAAGCCTCTTGTGTTTTCCGGGAAATAATTTCATCGGAAAACAGCAATCCTGGAAATCAGTTGGGATGGCCTGAACTCTATGATGGGCACCCTGTTTTAGCTGATCGTGTGTCCCAGCAGCTCTTAAGGGATCATATGAAATTGAAGCCATCCCTGGACCTGAATCCAAACTTGTCAATTCGTGGCCATACCAATGGAATCTAA
- the LOC118028457 gene encoding mitogen-activated protein kinase kinase kinase YODA isoform X2 — MRSWWGKSSSKEEKKKANKESFIDTINRKLKITSKEKSNNRSGGSRRCCKDTLSERVSLSRVPSRSPSPSTHVSRCQSFSERPQAQPLPLPGVPHTKIRRSDSGIGASVKPGLDGRGKPLHLLPLPRPGHVLNRLDQADTAGDLATASVSSDSSIDSDDLSDSRVLSPLTSDYENGNRTAVNSPPSMMRQDQSPIINRKNSRETLKHANLPVNNQTLSTPPKRAIFSSQVQNLQIPHRVAFFSAPDSSMSSPSRSPMRAFGTEQVINNGFWAGKTYSDIGVLGSGQCSSPGSGYNSGQNSIGGDMSGQLLWPNSRCSPECSPLPSPRMTSPGPSSRIHSGAVTPLHPRAAGVTIESPTSRPDDGKQQSHRLPLPPITISNNHPFSPTYSASTSPSVPRSPSRMENPTSSGTRWQKGRMLGRGSFGDVYLGFNRERGEMCAMKEVALFSDDAKSKESAQQLGQEIVLLSRLHHPNIVQYYGSETVDDKLYIYLEYVSGGSIYKLLQEYGQFGQKAIRSYTQQILCGLAYLHAKKTVHRDIKGANILVDPTGRVKLADFGMAKHISGQSCPLSFRGSPYWMAPEVIKNSNGCNLAVDIWSLGCTVLEMATTKPPWSQYEGVCKIKVPAMFKIGNSKELPEIPDDLSDDGKDFVRQCLQRNPSHRPTAAQLLEHPFVNNVAPMERPFLSPELSEELPAIMNSGRSMGIGPARNVSGFDSEGISMHQSRATKIGSGISDAHTKNSSCPVSPIGSPHLFSRSPQNLSGRMSPSPISSPHTASGSSTPLTGGCGAIPFHHAKQRITYLQESKGMIPGSQSSFYPNNNNLYQEPKPDLFRGMSQASCVFREIISSENSNPGNQLGWPELYDGHPVLADRVSQQLLRDHMKLKPSLDLNPNLSIRGHTNGI, encoded by the exons ATGCGGTCATGGTGGGGGAAGTCTTCATccaaagaggaaaagaagaaagcaaacaAGGAAAGTTTCATTGATACAATAAATAGGAAATTGAAGATTACATCAAAGGAAAAGAGCAACAATAGATCAGGAGGATCTCGGAGATGCTGTAAAGATACTCTTTCAGAAAGGGTTTCTTTGTCCCGCGTTCCATCAAGATCACCATCTCCCTCCACACACGTATCACGTTGTCAAAGTTTTTCTGAAAGGCCTCAGGCTCAACCACTTCCACTTCCAGGGGTGCCTCATACTAAAATTAGGCGCAGTGATTCTGGAATTGGTGCTTCAGTGAAACCAGGATTGGATGGAAGGGGCAAACCATTGCATCTTTTGCCCCTTCCGAGACCAGGACATGTCCTTAATAGACTGGACCAAGCAGATACAGCAGGGGATTTAGCCACTGCCTCTGTGTCCAGTGATAGTTCCATAGATAGTGATGATCTGTCTGACTCACGTGTCCTTAGTCCTCTCACATCGGACTATGAAAATGGGAACAGAACTGCTGTGAACAGCCCTCCAAG CATGATGCGACAGGATCAATCCCCTATCATAAATAGAAAGAACTCAAGAGAAACTCTGAAACATGCTAATTTACCTGTAAATAATCAGACTTTGTCTACACCACCAAAACGGGCAATTTTTAGCTCTCAAGTGCAAAATTTACAGATTCCTCATCGAGTAGCATTCTTTAGTGCTCCAGACAGCTCAATGTCAAGTCCTTCTAGAAGCCCAATGAGAGCATTTGGCACTGAGCAAGTTATCAACAATGGTTTCTGGGCAGGAAAAACTTACTCAGATATTGGTGTACTAGGATCTGGACAGTGCTCAAGTCCAGGTTCAGGCTATAATTCTGGGCAGAACTCAATAGGTGGAGATATGTCAGGACAGCTTCTTTGGCCAAACAGTAGATGCAGCCCTGAGTGTTCTCCATTACCTAGCCCCAGAATGACTAGCCCAGGTCCCAGCTCCAGAATACATAGTGGTGCTGTCACTCCTCTGCACCCACGAGCTGCTGGGGTTACCATAGAGTCGCCTACAAGCCGGCCAGATGATGGAAAGCAACAAAGTCACCGCTTGCCCCTTCCACCGATAACAATCTCCAACAACCATCCCTTTTCTCCTACCTATTCCGCCTCAACATCTCCTTCAGTGCCTCGAAGTCCTAGTAGGATGGAGAACCCAACAAGTTCTGGTACACGCTGGCAGAAGGGTCGTATGCTTGGGAGAGGCAGTTTTGGAGATGTATATCTCGGGTTTAACAG AGAAAGAGGTGAGATGTGTGCAATGAAGGAGGTAGCTCTATTTTCAGATGATGCAAAATCAAAGGAAAGCGCACAGCAGCTGGGAcag GAAATTGTGCTTCTGAGTCGCTTACATCATCCTAATATAGTGCAGTACTATGGATCTGAAACG GTGGatgacaaattatatatatacttggaGTATGTCTCTGGTGGCTCCATCTATAAACTGCTTCAAGAATATGGCCAATTTGGTCAAAAAGCTATTCGTAGCTATACTCAACAAATCCTGTGCGGGCTTGCTTATTTGCATGCTAAAAAAACTGTCCACAG AGACATTAAAGGGGCTAATATTCTGGTGGATCCCACGGGTCGTGTTAAACTGGCAGATTTTGGGATGGCAAAGCAT ATATCTGGGCAGTCTTGTCCATTATCATTCAGAGGAAGCCCTTACTGGATGGCACCTGAG gtgataaaaaattcaaatggttGTAATCTTGCTGTTGATATATGGAGCCTTGGGTGCACTGTTTTGGAGATGGCAACAACAAAACCACCTTGGAGCCAATATGAAGGGGTTTGTAAAATTAAa GTTCCTGCTATGTTTAAGATTGGAAATAGCAAGGAACTTCCAGAGATTCCTGATGATCTGTCAGATGATGGAAAGGACTTTGTGAGGCAGTGTTTGCAACGGAACCCATCACATCGCCCtacagctgctcaacttttggAGCACCCTTTTGTGAACAATGTTGCTCCGATGGAGAGGCCGTTTTTGTCCCCAGAGCTTTCAGAAGAACTGCCTGCAATTATGAATTCAGGAAGATCAATG GGAATTGGACCTGCAAGAAATGTTTCAGGCTTTGACTCAGAAGGGATTTCTATGCATCAATCTAGAGCCACAAAAATTGGTTCAGGGATCAG TGATGCCCATACGAAGAACTCATCATGCCCGGTGTCTCCTATCGGGAGCCCTCATCTATTTTCAAGATCCCCACAGAATTTGAGTGGAAGGATGTCTCCATCTCCTATATCTAGCCCTCATACTGCATCTGGTTCATCCACGCCTCTCACTGGTGGTTGTGGTGCCATCCCATTTCATCATGCAAAGCAGCGCATAACATACTTGCAAGAAAGCAAGGGAATGATCCCTGGGTCCCAAAGTAGTTTCTATCCCAATAACAACAACCTTTATCAGGAACCAAAGCCTGACCTATTTCGAGGTATGTCACAAGCCTCTTGTGTTTTCCGGGAAATAATTTCATCGGAAAACAGCAATCCTGGAAATCAGTTGGGATGGCCTGAACTCTATGATGGGCACCCTGTTTTAGCTGATCGTGTGTCCCAGCAGCTCTTAAGGGATCATATGAAATTGAAGCCATCCCTGGACCTGAATCCAAACTTGTCAATTCGTGGCCATACCAATGGAATCTAA
- the LOC118028457 gene encoding mitogen-activated protein kinase kinase kinase YODA isoform X3 has product MRSWWGKSSSKEEKKKANKESFIDTINRKLKITSKEKSNNRSGGSRRCCKDTLSERVSLSRVPSRSPSPSTHVSRCQSFSERPQAQPLPLPGVPHTKIRRSDSGIGASVKPGLDGRGKPLHLLPLPRPGHVLNRLDQADTAGDLATASVSSDSSIDSDDLSDSRVLSPLTSDYENGNRTAVNSPPSMMRQDQSPIINRKNSRETLKHANLPVNNQTLSTPPKRAIFSSQVQNLQIPHRVAFFSAPDSSMSSPSRSPMRAFGTEQVINNGFWAGKTYSDIGVLGSGQCSSPGSGYNSGQNSIGGDMSGQLLWPNSRCSPECSPLPSPRMTSPGPSSRIHSGAVTPLHPRAAGVTIESPTSRPDDGKQQSHRLPLPPITISNNHPFSPTYSASTSPSVPRSPSRMENPTSSGTRWQKGRMLGRGSFGDVYLGFNRSVQRERGEMCAMKEVALFSDDAKSKESAQQLGQEIVLLSRLHHPNIVQYYGSETVDDKLYIYLEYVSGGSIYKLLQEYGQFGQKAIRSYTQQILCGLAYLHAKKTVHRDIKGANILVDPTGRVKLADFGMAKHISGQSCPLSFRGSPYWMAPEVIKNSNGCNLAVDIWSLGCTVLEMATTKPPWSQYEGVPAMFKIGNSKELPEIPDDLSDDGKDFVRQCLQRNPSHRPTAAQLLEHPFVNNVAPMERPFLSPELSEELPAIMNSGRSMGIGPARNVSGFDSEGISMHQSRATKIGSGISDAHTKNSSCPVSPIGSPHLFSRSPQNLSGRMSPSPISSPHTASGSSTPLTGGCGAIPFHHAKQRITYLQESKGMIPGSQSSFYPNNNNLYQEPKPDLFRGMSQASCVFREIISSENSNPGNQLGWPELYDGHPVLADRVSQQLLRDHMKLKPSLDLNPNLSIRGHTNGI; this is encoded by the exons ATGCGGTCATGGTGGGGGAAGTCTTCATccaaagaggaaaagaagaaagcaaacaAGGAAAGTTTCATTGATACAATAAATAGGAAATTGAAGATTACATCAAAGGAAAAGAGCAACAATAGATCAGGAGGATCTCGGAGATGCTGTAAAGATACTCTTTCAGAAAGGGTTTCTTTGTCCCGCGTTCCATCAAGATCACCATCTCCCTCCACACACGTATCACGTTGTCAAAGTTTTTCTGAAAGGCCTCAGGCTCAACCACTTCCACTTCCAGGGGTGCCTCATACTAAAATTAGGCGCAGTGATTCTGGAATTGGTGCTTCAGTGAAACCAGGATTGGATGGAAGGGGCAAACCATTGCATCTTTTGCCCCTTCCGAGACCAGGACATGTCCTTAATAGACTGGACCAAGCAGATACAGCAGGGGATTTAGCCACTGCCTCTGTGTCCAGTGATAGTTCCATAGATAGTGATGATCTGTCTGACTCACGTGTCCTTAGTCCTCTCACATCGGACTATGAAAATGGGAACAGAACTGCTGTGAACAGCCCTCCAAG CATGATGCGACAGGATCAATCCCCTATCATAAATAGAAAGAACTCAAGAGAAACTCTGAAACATGCTAATTTACCTGTAAATAATCAGACTTTGTCTACACCACCAAAACGGGCAATTTTTAGCTCTCAAGTGCAAAATTTACAGATTCCTCATCGAGTAGCATTCTTTAGTGCTCCAGACAGCTCAATGTCAAGTCCTTCTAGAAGCCCAATGAGAGCATTTGGCACTGAGCAAGTTATCAACAATGGTTTCTGGGCAGGAAAAACTTACTCAGATATTGGTGTACTAGGATCTGGACAGTGCTCAAGTCCAGGTTCAGGCTATAATTCTGGGCAGAACTCAATAGGTGGAGATATGTCAGGACAGCTTCTTTGGCCAAACAGTAGATGCAGCCCTGAGTGTTCTCCATTACCTAGCCCCAGAATGACTAGCCCAGGTCCCAGCTCCAGAATACATAGTGGTGCTGTCACTCCTCTGCACCCACGAGCTGCTGGGGTTACCATAGAGTCGCCTACAAGCCGGCCAGATGATGGAAAGCAACAAAGTCACCGCTTGCCCCTTCCACCGATAACAATCTCCAACAACCATCCCTTTTCTCCTACCTATTCCGCCTCAACATCTCCTTCAGTGCCTCGAAGTCCTAGTAGGATGGAGAACCCAACAAGTTCTGGTACACGCTGGCAGAAGGGTCGTATGCTTGGGAGAGGCAGTTTTGGAGATGTATATCTCGGGTTTAACAGGTCTGTGCAAAG AGAAAGAGGTGAGATGTGTGCAATGAAGGAGGTAGCTCTATTTTCAGATGATGCAAAATCAAAGGAAAGCGCACAGCAGCTGGGAcag GAAATTGTGCTTCTGAGTCGCTTACATCATCCTAATATAGTGCAGTACTATGGATCTGAAACG GTGGatgacaaattatatatatacttggaGTATGTCTCTGGTGGCTCCATCTATAAACTGCTTCAAGAATATGGCCAATTTGGTCAAAAAGCTATTCGTAGCTATACTCAACAAATCCTGTGCGGGCTTGCTTATTTGCATGCTAAAAAAACTGTCCACAG AGACATTAAAGGGGCTAATATTCTGGTGGATCCCACGGGTCGTGTTAAACTGGCAGATTTTGGGATGGCAAAGCAT ATATCTGGGCAGTCTTGTCCATTATCATTCAGAGGAAGCCCTTACTGGATGGCACCTGAG gtgataaaaaattcaaatggttGTAATCTTGCTGTTGATATATGGAGCCTTGGGTGCACTGTTTTGGAGATGGCAACAACAAAACCACCTTGGAGCCAATATGAAGGG GTTCCTGCTATGTTTAAGATTGGAAATAGCAAGGAACTTCCAGAGATTCCTGATGATCTGTCAGATGATGGAAAGGACTTTGTGAGGCAGTGTTTGCAACGGAACCCATCACATCGCCCtacagctgctcaacttttggAGCACCCTTTTGTGAACAATGTTGCTCCGATGGAGAGGCCGTTTTTGTCCCCAGAGCTTTCAGAAGAACTGCCTGCAATTATGAATTCAGGAAGATCAATG GGAATTGGACCTGCAAGAAATGTTTCAGGCTTTGACTCAGAAGGGATTTCTATGCATCAATCTAGAGCCACAAAAATTGGTTCAGGGATCAG TGATGCCCATACGAAGAACTCATCATGCCCGGTGTCTCCTATCGGGAGCCCTCATCTATTTTCAAGATCCCCACAGAATTTGAGTGGAAGGATGTCTCCATCTCCTATATCTAGCCCTCATACTGCATCTGGTTCATCCACGCCTCTCACTGGTGGTTGTGGTGCCATCCCATTTCATCATGCAAAGCAGCGCATAACATACTTGCAAGAAAGCAAGGGAATGATCCCTGGGTCCCAAAGTAGTTTCTATCCCAATAACAACAACCTTTATCAGGAACCAAAGCCTGACCTATTTCGAGGTATGTCACAAGCCTCTTGTGTTTTCCGGGAAATAATTTCATCGGAAAACAGCAATCCTGGAAATCAGTTGGGATGGCCTGAACTCTATGATGGGCACCCTGTTTTAGCTGATCGTGTGTCCCAGCAGCTCTTAAGGGATCATATGAAATTGAAGCCATCCCTGGACCTGAATCCAAACTTGTCAATTCGTGGCCATACCAATGGAATCTAA
- the LOC118028457 gene encoding mitogen-activated protein kinase kinase kinase YODA isoform X1: MRSWWGKSSSKEEKKKANKESFIDTINRKLKITSKEKSNNRSGGSRRCCKDTLSERVSLSRVPSRSPSPSTHVSRCQSFSERPQAQPLPLPGVPHTKIRRSDSGIGASVKPGLDGRGKPLHLLPLPRPGHVLNRLDQADTAGDLATASVSSDSSIDSDDLSDSRVLSPLTSDYENGNRTAVNSPPSMMRQDQSPIINRKNSRETLKHANLPVNNQTLSTPPKRAIFSSQVQNLQIPHRVAFFSAPDSSMSSPSRSPMRAFGTEQVINNGFWAGKTYSDIGVLGSGQCSSPGSGYNSGQNSIGGDMSGQLLWPNSRCSPECSPLPSPRMTSPGPSSRIHSGAVTPLHPRAAGVTIESPTSRPDDGKQQSHRLPLPPITISNNHPFSPTYSASTSPSVPRSPSRMENPTSSGTRWQKGRMLGRGSFGDVYLGFNRSVQRERGEMCAMKEVALFSDDAKSKESAQQLGQEIVLLSRLHHPNIVQYYGSETVDDKLYIYLEYVSGGSIYKLLQEYGQFGQKAIRSYTQQILCGLAYLHAKKTVHRDIKGANILVDPTGRVKLADFGMAKHISGQSCPLSFRGSPYWMAPEVIKNSNGCNLAVDIWSLGCTVLEMATTKPPWSQYEGVCKIKVPAMFKIGNSKELPEIPDDLSDDGKDFVRQCLQRNPSHRPTAAQLLEHPFVNNVAPMERPFLSPELSEELPAIMNSGRSMGIGPARNVSGFDSEGISMHQSRATKIGSGISDAHTKNSSCPVSPIGSPHLFSRSPQNLSGRMSPSPISSPHTASGSSTPLTGGCGAIPFHHAKQRITYLQESKGMIPGSQSSFYPNNNNLYQEPKPDLFRGMSQASCVFREIISSENSNPGNQLGWPELYDGHPVLADRVSQQLLRDHMKLKPSLDLNPNLSIRGHTNGI, translated from the exons ATGCGGTCATGGTGGGGGAAGTCTTCATccaaagaggaaaagaagaaagcaaacaAGGAAAGTTTCATTGATACAATAAATAGGAAATTGAAGATTACATCAAAGGAAAAGAGCAACAATAGATCAGGAGGATCTCGGAGATGCTGTAAAGATACTCTTTCAGAAAGGGTTTCTTTGTCCCGCGTTCCATCAAGATCACCATCTCCCTCCACACACGTATCACGTTGTCAAAGTTTTTCTGAAAGGCCTCAGGCTCAACCACTTCCACTTCCAGGGGTGCCTCATACTAAAATTAGGCGCAGTGATTCTGGAATTGGTGCTTCAGTGAAACCAGGATTGGATGGAAGGGGCAAACCATTGCATCTTTTGCCCCTTCCGAGACCAGGACATGTCCTTAATAGACTGGACCAAGCAGATACAGCAGGGGATTTAGCCACTGCCTCTGTGTCCAGTGATAGTTCCATAGATAGTGATGATCTGTCTGACTCACGTGTCCTTAGTCCTCTCACATCGGACTATGAAAATGGGAACAGAACTGCTGTGAACAGCCCTCCAAG CATGATGCGACAGGATCAATCCCCTATCATAAATAGAAAGAACTCAAGAGAAACTCTGAAACATGCTAATTTACCTGTAAATAATCAGACTTTGTCTACACCACCAAAACGGGCAATTTTTAGCTCTCAAGTGCAAAATTTACAGATTCCTCATCGAGTAGCATTCTTTAGTGCTCCAGACAGCTCAATGTCAAGTCCTTCTAGAAGCCCAATGAGAGCATTTGGCACTGAGCAAGTTATCAACAATGGTTTCTGGGCAGGAAAAACTTACTCAGATATTGGTGTACTAGGATCTGGACAGTGCTCAAGTCCAGGTTCAGGCTATAATTCTGGGCAGAACTCAATAGGTGGAGATATGTCAGGACAGCTTCTTTGGCCAAACAGTAGATGCAGCCCTGAGTGTTCTCCATTACCTAGCCCCAGAATGACTAGCCCAGGTCCCAGCTCCAGAATACATAGTGGTGCTGTCACTCCTCTGCACCCACGAGCTGCTGGGGTTACCATAGAGTCGCCTACAAGCCGGCCAGATGATGGAAAGCAACAAAGTCACCGCTTGCCCCTTCCACCGATAACAATCTCCAACAACCATCCCTTTTCTCCTACCTATTCCGCCTCAACATCTCCTTCAGTGCCTCGAAGTCCTAGTAGGATGGAGAACCCAACAAGTTCTGGTACACGCTGGCAGAAGGGTCGTATGCTTGGGAGAGGCAGTTTTGGAGATGTATATCTCGGGTTTAACAGGTCTGTGCAAAG AGAAAGAGGTGAGATGTGTGCAATGAAGGAGGTAGCTCTATTTTCAGATGATGCAAAATCAAAGGAAAGCGCACAGCAGCTGGGAcag GAAATTGTGCTTCTGAGTCGCTTACATCATCCTAATATAGTGCAGTACTATGGATCTGAAACG GTGGatgacaaattatatatatacttggaGTATGTCTCTGGTGGCTCCATCTATAAACTGCTTCAAGAATATGGCCAATTTGGTCAAAAAGCTATTCGTAGCTATACTCAACAAATCCTGTGCGGGCTTGCTTATTTGCATGCTAAAAAAACTGTCCACAG AGACATTAAAGGGGCTAATATTCTGGTGGATCCCACGGGTCGTGTTAAACTGGCAGATTTTGGGATGGCAAAGCAT ATATCTGGGCAGTCTTGTCCATTATCATTCAGAGGAAGCCCTTACTGGATGGCACCTGAG gtgataaaaaattcaaatggttGTAATCTTGCTGTTGATATATGGAGCCTTGGGTGCACTGTTTTGGAGATGGCAACAACAAAACCACCTTGGAGCCAATATGAAGGGGTTTGTAAAATTAAa GTTCCTGCTATGTTTAAGATTGGAAATAGCAAGGAACTTCCAGAGATTCCTGATGATCTGTCAGATGATGGAAAGGACTTTGTGAGGCAGTGTTTGCAACGGAACCCATCACATCGCCCtacagctgctcaacttttggAGCACCCTTTTGTGAACAATGTTGCTCCGATGGAGAGGCCGTTTTTGTCCCCAGAGCTTTCAGAAGAACTGCCTGCAATTATGAATTCAGGAAGATCAATG GGAATTGGACCTGCAAGAAATGTTTCAGGCTTTGACTCAGAAGGGATTTCTATGCATCAATCTAGAGCCACAAAAATTGGTTCAGGGATCAG TGATGCCCATACGAAGAACTCATCATGCCCGGTGTCTCCTATCGGGAGCCCTCATCTATTTTCAAGATCCCCACAGAATTTGAGTGGAAGGATGTCTCCATCTCCTATATCTAGCCCTCATACTGCATCTGGTTCATCCACGCCTCTCACTGGTGGTTGTGGTGCCATCCCATTTCATCATGCAAAGCAGCGCATAACATACTTGCAAGAAAGCAAGGGAATGATCCCTGGGTCCCAAAGTAGTTTCTATCCCAATAACAACAACCTTTATCAGGAACCAAAGCCTGACCTATTTCGAGGTATGTCACAAGCCTCTTGTGTTTTCCGGGAAATAATTTCATCGGAAAACAGCAATCCTGGAAATCAGTTGGGATGGCCTGAACTCTATGATGGGCACCCTGTTTTAGCTGATCGTGTGTCCCAGCAGCTCTTAAGGGATCATATGAAATTGAAGCCATCCCTGGACCTGAATCCAAACTTGTCAATTCGTGGCCATACCAATGGAATCTAA